In Eupeodes corollae chromosome 3, idEupCoro1.1, whole genome shotgun sequence, a single genomic region encodes these proteins:
- the LOC129950630 gene encoding uncharacterized protein K02A2.6-like → MIRDIIVLYTPHDTVRTQALQKIDPELKDVLDIATAYETSQKTFTAIKENNNEMEVNALSTSKGCSQSRTQSDSARKSCPSCFVNHQRSDCRHNKTVCHKCKKIGHIAAVCLMSANDGNASTVNSKRNKKHKSNRRDKIKSSGKYTANSIEQIHFSEVVTSHECAMVKAESRPWIMVDVVVNGCPMRFQVDTGASCSLVGLEGFQKLGQPKCCATTKSLQAYGGTPLRLKEELAVQVTYENSTYNMNLLVVDGSGANILRLDWFKAFSLKVQHSILQIKSNDFLLNSIETLCKKYGRLFSSGLGKCTSFQAHLELKEGAVPKFVRHRQIPYALLDGTKKELDRLVAEGILSWVQRTQWAAPVVVIVEKANGGIRICGDFKTTVNPQIVCNRHPLPRPRDLFHKLRGGKVFSKIDLSEAYLQIELDESSRDYVVINTPFGLLRFKRLPYGISSARGEFQGVMGQIFADLPVGIYIDDMVIAGTSEEEHLQILEEVLKRLEANAFRCNKRKCTFAAAELEYLGHTLNSNGIRPSEKHLDALRCLPRPTNVKELEAVIGKLNYYNQFISNFSQVAGPLNSLRAKGVKFVWSEQQQIAFESLKNSILKATRLAHFDVSLPIILATDASSYGIGAVISHRFPDGSERPIAFASKTLDCYRKLYSQIEKEALSIIFGVKKFHCYLYGRIFELQTDHKPLTVIFNPSKQIPEMTMRRLRNWAYILMGYQIKYRPAAKHANADALSRLPIGPDVSFGEQDNNFHKVNTLILEDLDTTSINATVIGNLTKNDKLLNKVSSYIKKGWPVKLASNEKELKPFFEHYDRVIIPEALQSRALQYIHEGHWGCSRMKQFARRYIWFPDMDKQIEKLVANCVICQTSASNPKKEYVNWQPAENPWERIHLDFAGPFFNQMWLICVDSFSKFPFVVSLSSVTSESTIRALQMIFAIEGLPKKIVTDNMVRNSPLRQKPKFQPNQKVLARQYRKSKKWCNGVITNVLGSNMYGIQTDRGYIRRHQNQLRLLEHQPEEDSTFIGSSEISPISKQDSMEGNVILNNHEFFSSFRQNNDESSSENMEIEPKQESFEQVTQPTSEVHQHASKHADRDSPAGPLELRRSKRPKKAPVRFPQGC, encoded by the exons ATGATTCGTGACATCATTGTTCTCTATACTCCGCATGACACTGTTCGAACGCAAGCTTTACAAAAGATTGACCCAGAGTTAAAAGATGTGTTGGATATAGCCACTGCATACGAGACATCACAAAAAACATTTACGGCGATCAAAGAGAATAATAATGAGATGGAGGTAAATGCATTATCGACCTCAAAGGGATGTTCTCAGTCGCGCACACAATCCGATTCAGCGAGAAAATCTTGTCCCAGCTGTTTTGTGAATCATCAGAGAAGCGATTGTCGTCACAATAAAACTGTTTGccataaatgcaaaaaaattggGCATATAGCAGCTGTTTGTTTGATGAGTGCGAACGATGGGAATGCTAGTACGGTTAAttcaaaacgaaacaaaaagcaCAAGTCAAACAGAagagacaaaataaaatcaagcgGTAAATATACAGCTAATTCAATTGAACAAATTCATTTTAGTGAAGTGGTTACGTCACATGAATGTGCGATGGTAAAAGCTGAATCAAGGCCGTGGATTATGGTGGATGTCGTTGTCAATGGGTGCCCGATGAGATTCCAGGTTGACACGGGGGCATCTTGTTCTCTAGTTGGGTTAGAAGGATTCCAGAAATTGGGGCAACCAAAGTGCTGTGCTACAACCAAGTCTCTCCAAGCATACGGTGGAACACCACTAAGGTTAAAAGAAGAACTGGCTGTGCAGGTGACATACGAAAATTCCACATATAATATGAATTTGCTCGTAGTTGATGGCTCTGGTGCGAACATATTGCGACTAGATTGGTTCAAAGCTTTCAGCTTAAAGGTTCAACActctattttacaaattaaatctaATGATTTTCTTCTCAACAGCATTGAGACGTTATGCAAGAAGTACGGCAGACTTTTTTCATCGGGGCTAGGCAAGTGCACATCCTTTCAAGCTCACTTGGAATTGAAGGAGGGTGCAGTGCCAAAGTTTGTACGTCATCGTCAAATTCCCTATGCTCTCTTAGATGGAACGAAAAAAGAACTAGATCGCTTGGTGGCTGAGGGAATTTTGTCCTGGGTTCAGCGCACTCAATGGGCCGCACCGGTGGTGGTGATCGTCGAGAAGGCTAATGGTGGAATACGGATTTGTGGCGATTTTAAAACAACGGTGAATCCACAAATCGTATGCAATCGTCATCCACTTCCTCGACCACGAGATTTATTTCACAAGCTTCGTGGAGGAAAAGTATTCAGTAAAATCGATCTTTCGGAAGCTTATCTTCAGATTGAACTGGACGAATCTTCGAGAGATTATGTGGTGATCAACACACCTTTTGGTCTCTTACGGTTCAAACGGTTGCCGTACGGGATAAGCAGCGCTCGAGGCGAGTTCCAAGGTGTAATGGGACAAATCTTTGCGGATCTGCCTGTGGGTATTTATATTGATGATATGGTCATCGCTGGCACATCGGAAGAGGAGCATCTGCAAATTTTGGAAGAAGTTCTAAAAAGATTGGAAGCAAATGCATTTCGATGCAACAAGCGTAAGTGTACGTTCGCAGCAGCAGAACTTGAATACCTGGGACACACGCTCAATTCGAATGGCATACGTCCTTCCGAAAAACACTTGGACGCTCTTCGTTGCCTACCTCGACCAACGAATGTGAAAGAATTGGAAGCAGTTATTGGTAAATTGAATTACTATAACCAATTTATTTCGAACTTTTCGCAGGTGGCAGGTCCATTAAATTCACTTCGTGCCAAAGGGGTTAAATTTGTGTGGTCTGAGCAACAACAAATAGCATTTGAGAGTTTAAAGAACAGCATCCTAAAAGCAACTCGGCTGGCGCATTTTGATGTGTCTCTCCCCATTATTTTGGCAACAGATGCCTCAAGTTATGGCATTGGCGCAGTCATTTCCCATCGGTTTCCAGATGGTTCGGAGCGGCCGATTGCATTTGCCTCCAAGACGTTGGACTGCTATCGGAAACTCTATAGTCAAATAGAGAAGGAGGCGTTGTCGATTATTTTCGGtgtcaaaaaatttcattgTTACCTGTATGGCCGTATTTTCGAGCTGCAGACGGATCACAAGCCTCTAACGGTGATATTCAACCCGAGTAAGCAGATTCCCGAAATGACTATGCGACGTCTTCGGAACTGGGCTTATATTTTGATGGGATACCAAATAAAGTATCGACCTGCAGCGAAACATGCCAACGCAGACGCTTTGTCACGACTTCCAATTGGGCCAGATGTGTCTTTCGGCGAACAAGATAATAATTTCCATAAAGTAAACACTTTAATTCTGGAAGATTTAGACACCACTTCAATAAATGCAACAGTCATTGGAAATCTCACTAAGaatgataaattattaaataaagtttcttCGTACATCAAGAAAGGGTGGCCGGTTAAACTGGCGAGCAACGAAAAGGAGCTGAAACCATTTTTCGAAC ATTATGATCGTGTCATTATTCCGGAAGCTCTGCAGTCCAGAGCATTGCAATATATTCATGAAGGTCATTGGGGCTGTTCACGTATGAAGCAGTTTGCAAGGCGGTATATCTGGTTTCCAGATATGGACAAGCAGATCGAGAAATTGGTAGCTAACTGCGTCATATGCCAAACATCAGCATCTAATCCGAAAAAAGAATACGTGAATTGGCAACCAGCAGAAAATCCTTGGGAAAGGATCCATTTGGATTTTGCGGGTCCATTCTTCAATCAAATGTGGCTGATTTGCGTGGATTCTTTTTCCAAGTTTCCATTCGTGGTATCACTTTCGTCGGTGACTTCTGAGTCCACAATAAGAGCTTTACAGATGATTTTCGCCATTGAAGGACTTCCAAAGAAGATAGTGACGGACAATATGGTACGCAATTCACCGCTCag acaaaaaccTAAATTCCAACCAAATCAAAAAGTTCTAGCCAGACAATACAGGAAGTCTAAGAAGTGGTGCAATGGAGTTATTACTAACGTGTTGGGTAGTAACATGTATGGTATCCAAACTGATCGAGGATACATAAGGCGTCATCAAAACCAATTACGGTTATTGGAGCATCAACCTGAAGAAGACTCGACTTTCATTGGAAGTTCAGAAATTTCACCAATTTCTAAACAAGATTCAATGGAAggtaatgttattttaaataaccatgaatttttttcatcttttagaCAAAACAATGATGAGAGTTCATctgaaaatatggaaattgAACCGAAGCAGGAATCATTTGAACAAGTCACACAACCAACTTCAGAAGTGCACCAGCACGCTTCCAAACATGCGGATAGGGATTCACCAGCTGGTCCACTCGAACTAAGAAGATCCAAACGACCTAAAAAGGCTCCTGTACGGTTCCCTCAAGGATGCTAA